The Castor canadensis chromosome 8, mCasCan1.hap1v2, whole genome shotgun sequence genome contains a region encoding:
- the Smarcc2 gene encoding SWI/SNF complex subunit SMARCC2 isoform X1, which yields MAVRKKDGGPNVKYYEAADTVTQFDNVRLWLGKNYKKYIQAEPPTNKSLSSLVVQLLQFQEEVFGKHVSNAPLTKLPIKCFLDFKAGGSLCHILAAAYKFKSDQGWRRYDFQNPSRMDRNVEMFMTIEKSLVQNNCLSRPNIFLCPEIEPKLLGKLKDIIKRHQGTVTEDKNNASHVVYPVPGNLEEEEWVRPVMKRDKQVLLHWGYYPDSYDTWIPASEIEASVEDAPTPEKPRKVHAKWILDTDTFNEWMNEEDYEVNDDKNPVSRRKKISAKTLTDEVNSPDSDRRDKKGGNYKKRKRSPSPSPTPEAKKKNAKKGPSTPYTKSKRGHREEEQEDLTKDMDEPSPVPNVEEVTLPKTVNTKKDSESAPVKGGTMTDLDEQEDESMETTGKDEDESSTGNKGEQTKNPDLHEDNVTEQTHHIIIPSYAAWFDYNSVHAIERRALPEFFNGKNKSKTPEIYLAYRNFMIDTYRLNPQEYLTSTACRRNLAGDVCAIMRVHAFLEQWGLINYQVDAESRPTPMGPPPTSHFHVLADTPSGLVPLQPKTPQGRQVDADTKAGRKGKELDELVPETAKGKPELQSSASQQMLNFPDKGKEKPTDMQNFGLRTDMYTKKNVPSKSKAAASATREWTEQETLLLLEALEMYKDDWNKVSEHVGSRTQDECILHFLRLPIEDPYLEDSEASLGPLAYQPIPFSQSGNPVMSTVAFLASVVDPRVASAAAKSALEEFSKMKEEVPTALVEAHVRKVEEAAKVTGKADPAFGLESSGIAGTTSDEPERIEESGTDEARAEGQAADEKKEPKEPREGGGAIEEEAKEKTSEAPKKDEEKGKEGDSEKESEKSDGDPIVDPEKEKEPKEGQEEVLKEVVESEGERKTKVERDIGEGNLSTAAAAALAAAAVKAKHLAAVEERKIKSLVALLVETQMKKLEIKLRHFEELETIMDREREALEYQRQQLLADRQAFHMEQLKYAEMRARQQHFQQMHQQQQQPPPTLPPGSQPIPPTGATAGPPTVHGLAVAPAAVAPAPAGSGALPGSLGPSEQIGQAGSTAGPQQPQPVGAPQPGAVPPGVPPPGPHGPSPFPNQQTPPSMMPGAVPGSGHPGVAGNTPLGLPFGMPPPPPPAPSIIPFGSLADSISINLPPPPNLHGHHHHLPFAPGTLPPPNLPVSMANPLHPNLPATTTMPSSLPLGPGLGSAAAQSPAIVAAVQGNLLPSASPLPDPGTPLPPDPTAPSPGTVTPVPPPQ from the exons ATGGCGGTGCGGAAGAAGGACGGCGGCCCCAACGTGAAGTACTACGAGGCCGCGGACACTGTGACCCAGTTCGACAACGTGCGGCTCTGGCTAGGCAAGAACTACAAGAAG TATATACAAGCTGAACCACCTACCAACAAGTCCCTGTCTAGCCTGGTTGTACAGTTGCTACAATTTCAGGAAGAAGTTTTTGGCAAACATGTAAGCAATGCACCACTCACTAAGCTGCCG atCAAATGTTTCCTAGATTTCAAAGCAGGAGGCTCCCTGTGCCACATTCTTGCAGCTGCCTATAAATTCAAGagtgaccagggatg GCGGCGTTATGATTTCCAGAATCCATCACGCATGGACCGCAATGTGGAAATGTTCATGACCATTGAGAAGTCTTTGGTACAG AATAATTGTCTGTCTCGACCTAACATTTTTCTGTGCCCAGAAATTGAGCCTAAACTGCTAGGGAAATTAAAGGACATTATCAAGAGACACCAG GGAACAGTCACGGAGGATAAGAACAATGCCTCCCATGTTGTGTATCCTGTCCCAGGAAACCTAGAAGAAG AGGAATGGGTACGACCAGTCATGAAGAGAGATAAGCAGGTTCTTCTGCACTGGGGCTACTATCCTGACAG TTATGACACATGGATCCCTGcaagtgaaattgaagcatctGTGGAAGATGCTCCAACTCCTGAGAAACCTAGGAAG GTTCATGCAAAGTGGATCTTGGACACAGACACCttcaatgaatggatgaatgaggaAGACTATGAAGTAAATGATGACAAAAATCCTGTCTCCCGCCGAAAAAAGATTTCAGCTAAGACATTGACAGATGAG GTAAATAGCCCGGATTCAGATCGACGAGACAAGAAGGGGGGGAACTATAAAAAGAGGAAGCGCTCCCCCTCTCCTTCACCAACCCCAGAAGCTAAGAAGAAAAATGCTAAGAAAGG TCCCTCAACACCTTATACCAAGTCAAAGCGTGGCCACAGAGAAGAGGAACAAGAAGACCTGACAAAAGACATGGATGAGCCCTCTCCAGTTCCCAATGTAGAAGAGGTGACACTGCCCAAAACAG TCAACACTAAGAAGGACTCAGAGTCAGCCCCAGTCAAAGGAGGCACCATGACTGACCTGG aTGAACAGGAGGATGAAAGCATGGAAACCACGGGCAAG GATGAGGATGAAAGCAGTACGGGGAACAAGGGGGAGCAGACCAAGAATCCAGACCTGCATGAGGACAATGTGACTGAACAGACCCACCACATCATTATTCCCAGCTATGCTGCCTGGTTTGACTACAACAG CGTTCATGCTATTGAGCGGAGGGCTCTCCCTGAGTTCTTTAACGGCAAGAACAAGTCCAAGACTCCAGAGAT CTACCTGGCCTATCGAAACTTCATGATTGACACTTACCGACTGAACCCCCAGGAGTATCTCACCTCCACTGCCTGCCGCCGGAACCTGGCAGGTGATGTCTGTGCCATCATGAG gGTCCATGCCTTCCTAGAACAGTGGGGTCTTATTAACTATCAGGTGGATGCTGAGAGTCGACCAACCCCAATGGGGCCTCCACCCACCTCTCACTTCCATGTCTTGGCAGACACACCTTCGGGGCTGGTACCTCTGCAGCCCAAGACTCCACAG GGCCGCCAGGTTGATGCTGATACCAAGGCTGGGCGGAAGGGCAAAGAGCTGGATGAACTGGTGCCAGAGACGGCTAAGGGCAAGCCAGAGCTG CAGAGCTCTGCTTCCCAGCAAATGCTCAACTTTCCTGACAAAGGCAAAGAAAAACCAACAGATATGCAGAACTTTGGGCTGCGCACAGACATGTACACAAAGAAGAATGTCCCTTCCAAG AGCAAAGCTGCAGCCAGTGCCACTCGAGAGTGGACAGAACAGGAGACTCTGCTTCTTCTGGAG GCCCTGGAAATGTACAAGGATGACTGGAACAAAGTATCTGAACATGTGGGAAGCCGTACACAGGACGAGTGCATCTTGCATTTTCTTCGCCTTCCCATTGAAGACCCATACCTGGAGGACTCAGAGGCCTCCCTGGGCCCCCTGGCCTACCAACCCATCCCCTTCAGTCAGTCGGGCAACCCTGTTATGAGCACTGTTGCCTTCCTGGCTTCTGTTGTTGATCCCCGAGTCGCCTCTGCTGCTGCAAAGTCAGCCCTAG AGGAGTTCTCCAAAATGAAAGAAGAGGTACCCACAGCCTTGGTGGAGGCCCATGTTCGGAAAGTGGAAGAAGCAGCCAAAGTGACAGGCAAGGCAGACCCAGCCTTTGGTCTGGAAAGCAGCGGCATTGCAGGAACCACCTCTGATGAGCCTGAGCGCATAG AGGAAAGCGGGACTGATGAGGCACGGGCGGAGGGCCAGGCTGCAGATGAGAAGAAGGAGCCCAAG GAACCCCGAGAAGGAGGAGGGGCTATAGAGGAAGAAGCAAAGGAGAAAACAAGTGAGGCTCCCAAGAAGgatgaggagaaaggaaaagaaggtgaCAGTGAGAAGGAGTCAGAGAAAAGTGATGGGGACCCAATAG TTGATCCTGAAAAGGAGAAAGAGCCaaaggaaggacaggaggaagTGTTGAAGGAAGTGGTGGAGTcagaaggggagaggaagacaAAGGTGGAGCGGGACATTGGTGAGGGCAACCTCTCCACTGCTGCTGCCGCTGCCCTGGCTGCTGCTGCAGTGAAGGCCAAG CACTTGGCTGCTGTTGAGGAGAGGAAGATCAAATCTTTGGTGGCCCTGCTTGTGGAGACCCAGATGAAAAAATTGGAGATCAAACTCCGGCACTTTGAGGAACTGGAGACGATCATGGACCGGGAGCGAGAAGCA CTGGAGTATCAGAGGCAGCAGCTCCTGGCCGACCGACAAGCCTTCCACATGGAGCAGCTGAAGTATGCGGAGATGAGGGCCCGGCAGCAGCACTTCCAGCAGATGCACCAACAGCAGCAACAGCCACCGCCAACCCTGCCACCAGGCTCACAGCCCATACCCCCGACAGGGGCTACTGCTGGGCCACCCACAGTCCATGGCCTGGCTGTGGCTCCAGCTGCTGTGGCCCCTGCTCCTGCTGGCAGTGGGGCCCTTCCTGGAAGCTTGGGTCCTTCTGAACAGATTGGGCAGGCAGGGTCAACTGCAGGGCCACAGCAGCCACAACCAGTTGGAGCCCCCCAGCCTGGGGCAGTCCCACCAGGGGTACCCCCCCCTGGACCCCATG GCCCCTCACCGTTCCCCAACCAACAAACTCCTCCCTCAATGATGCCAGGGGCAGTGCCAGGCAGCGGGCACCCAGGCGTGGCGGGTAATACTCCTTTGGGTTTGCCTTTTGGCAtgccgcctcctcctcctcctgctccatcCATCATCCCATTTGGTAGTCTAGCTGACTCCATCAGTATTaaccttccccctcctcctaaCCTGCATGGGCATCACCACCATCTCCCGTTCGCCCCGGGCACTCTCCCCCCACCTAACCTGCCTGTGTCCATGGCGAACCCTCTACATCCTAACCTGCCGGCGACCACCACCATGCCATCTTCCTTGCCTCTTGGGCCGGGGCTCGGATCCGCCGCAGCCCAGAGCCCTGCCATTGTGGCAGCTGTTCAGGGCAACCTCCTGCCCAGTGCCAGCCCACTGCCAG ACCCAGGCACCCCCCTGCCTCCAGACCCCACAGCCCCAAGCCCAGGCACAGTCACCCCTGTGCCTCCTCCACAATGa
- the Smarcc2 gene encoding SWI/SNF complex subunit SMARCC2 isoform X9, giving the protein MAVRKKDGGPNVKYYEAADTVTQFDNVRLWLGKNYKKYIQAEPPTNKSLSSLVVQLLQFQEEVFGKHVSNAPLTKLPIKCFLDFKAGGSLCHILAAAYKFKSDQGWRRYDFQNPSRMDRNVEMFMTIEKSLVQNNCLSRPNIFLCPEIEPKLLGKLKDIIKRHQGTVTEDKNNASHVVYPVPGNLEEEEWVRPVMKRDKQVLLHWGYYPDSYDTWIPASEIEASVEDAPTPEKPRKVHAKWILDTDTFNEWMNEEDYEVNDDKNPVSRRKKISAKTLTDEVNSPDSDRRDKKGGNYKKRKRSPSPSPTPEAKKKNAKKGPSTPYTKSKRGHREEEQEDLTKDMDEPSPVPNVEEVTLPKTVNTKKDSESAPVKGGTMTDLDEQEDESMETTGKDEDESSTGNKGEQTKNPDLHEDNVTEQTHHIIIPSYAAWFDYNSVHAIERRALPEFFNGKNKSKTPEIYLAYRNFMIDTYRLNPQEYLTSTACRRNLAGDVCAIMRVHAFLEQWGLINYQVDAESRPTPMGPPPTSHFHVLADTPSGLVPLQPKTPQQSSASQQMLNFPDKGKEKPTDMQNFGLRTDMYTKKNVPSKSKAAASATREWTEQETLLLLEALEMYKDDWNKVSEHVGSRTQDECILHFLRLPIEDPYLEDSEASLGPLAYQPIPFSQSGNPVMSTVAFLASVVDPRVASAAAKSALEEFSKMKEEVPTALVEAHVRKVEEAAKVTGKADPAFGLESSGIAGTTSDEPERIEESGTDEARAEGQAADEKKEPKEPREGGGAIEEEAKEKTSEAPKKDEEKGKEGDSEKESEKSDGDPIVDPEKEKEPKEGQEEVLKEVVESEGERKTKVERDIGEGNLSTAAAAALAAAAVKAKHLAAVEERKIKSLVALLVETQMKKLEIKLRHFEELETIMDREREALEYQRQQLLADRQAFHMEQLKYAEMRARQQHFQQMHQQQQQPPPTLPPGSQPIPPTGATAGPPTVHGLAVAPAAVAPAPAGSGALPGSLGPSEQIGQAGSTAGPQQPQPVGAPQPGAVPPGVPPPGPHGPSPFPNQQTPPSMMPGAVPGSGHPGVADPGTPLPPDPTAPSPGTVTPVPPPQ; this is encoded by the exons ATGGCGGTGCGGAAGAAGGACGGCGGCCCCAACGTGAAGTACTACGAGGCCGCGGACACTGTGACCCAGTTCGACAACGTGCGGCTCTGGCTAGGCAAGAACTACAAGAAG TATATACAAGCTGAACCACCTACCAACAAGTCCCTGTCTAGCCTGGTTGTACAGTTGCTACAATTTCAGGAAGAAGTTTTTGGCAAACATGTAAGCAATGCACCACTCACTAAGCTGCCG atCAAATGTTTCCTAGATTTCAAAGCAGGAGGCTCCCTGTGCCACATTCTTGCAGCTGCCTATAAATTCAAGagtgaccagggatg GCGGCGTTATGATTTCCAGAATCCATCACGCATGGACCGCAATGTGGAAATGTTCATGACCATTGAGAAGTCTTTGGTACAG AATAATTGTCTGTCTCGACCTAACATTTTTCTGTGCCCAGAAATTGAGCCTAAACTGCTAGGGAAATTAAAGGACATTATCAAGAGACACCAG GGAACAGTCACGGAGGATAAGAACAATGCCTCCCATGTTGTGTATCCTGTCCCAGGAAACCTAGAAGAAG AGGAATGGGTACGACCAGTCATGAAGAGAGATAAGCAGGTTCTTCTGCACTGGGGCTACTATCCTGACAG TTATGACACATGGATCCCTGcaagtgaaattgaagcatctGTGGAAGATGCTCCAACTCCTGAGAAACCTAGGAAG GTTCATGCAAAGTGGATCTTGGACACAGACACCttcaatgaatggatgaatgaggaAGACTATGAAGTAAATGATGACAAAAATCCTGTCTCCCGCCGAAAAAAGATTTCAGCTAAGACATTGACAGATGAG GTAAATAGCCCGGATTCAGATCGACGAGACAAGAAGGGGGGGAACTATAAAAAGAGGAAGCGCTCCCCCTCTCCTTCACCAACCCCAGAAGCTAAGAAGAAAAATGCTAAGAAAGG TCCCTCAACACCTTATACCAAGTCAAAGCGTGGCCACAGAGAAGAGGAACAAGAAGACCTGACAAAAGACATGGATGAGCCCTCTCCAGTTCCCAATGTAGAAGAGGTGACACTGCCCAAAACAG TCAACACTAAGAAGGACTCAGAGTCAGCCCCAGTCAAAGGAGGCACCATGACTGACCTGG aTGAACAGGAGGATGAAAGCATGGAAACCACGGGCAAG GATGAGGATGAAAGCAGTACGGGGAACAAGGGGGAGCAGACCAAGAATCCAGACCTGCATGAGGACAATGTGACTGAACAGACCCACCACATCATTATTCCCAGCTATGCTGCCTGGTTTGACTACAACAG CGTTCATGCTATTGAGCGGAGGGCTCTCCCTGAGTTCTTTAACGGCAAGAACAAGTCCAAGACTCCAGAGAT CTACCTGGCCTATCGAAACTTCATGATTGACACTTACCGACTGAACCCCCAGGAGTATCTCACCTCCACTGCCTGCCGCCGGAACCTGGCAGGTGATGTCTGTGCCATCATGAG gGTCCATGCCTTCCTAGAACAGTGGGGTCTTATTAACTATCAGGTGGATGCTGAGAGTCGACCAACCCCAATGGGGCCTCCACCCACCTCTCACTTCCATGTCTTGGCAGACACACCTTCGGGGCTGGTACCTCTGCAGCCCAAGACTCCACAG CAGAGCTCTGCTTCCCAGCAAATGCTCAACTTTCCTGACAAAGGCAAAGAAAAACCAACAGATATGCAGAACTTTGGGCTGCGCACAGACATGTACACAAAGAAGAATGTCCCTTCCAAG AGCAAAGCTGCAGCCAGTGCCACTCGAGAGTGGACAGAACAGGAGACTCTGCTTCTTCTGGAG GCCCTGGAAATGTACAAGGATGACTGGAACAAAGTATCTGAACATGTGGGAAGCCGTACACAGGACGAGTGCATCTTGCATTTTCTTCGCCTTCCCATTGAAGACCCATACCTGGAGGACTCAGAGGCCTCCCTGGGCCCCCTGGCCTACCAACCCATCCCCTTCAGTCAGTCGGGCAACCCTGTTATGAGCACTGTTGCCTTCCTGGCTTCTGTTGTTGATCCCCGAGTCGCCTCTGCTGCTGCAAAGTCAGCCCTAG AGGAGTTCTCCAAAATGAAAGAAGAGGTACCCACAGCCTTGGTGGAGGCCCATGTTCGGAAAGTGGAAGAAGCAGCCAAAGTGACAGGCAAGGCAGACCCAGCCTTTGGTCTGGAAAGCAGCGGCATTGCAGGAACCACCTCTGATGAGCCTGAGCGCATAG AGGAAAGCGGGACTGATGAGGCACGGGCGGAGGGCCAGGCTGCAGATGAGAAGAAGGAGCCCAAG GAACCCCGAGAAGGAGGAGGGGCTATAGAGGAAGAAGCAAAGGAGAAAACAAGTGAGGCTCCCAAGAAGgatgaggagaaaggaaaagaaggtgaCAGTGAGAAGGAGTCAGAGAAAAGTGATGGGGACCCAATAG TTGATCCTGAAAAGGAGAAAGAGCCaaaggaaggacaggaggaagTGTTGAAGGAAGTGGTGGAGTcagaaggggagaggaagacaAAGGTGGAGCGGGACATTGGTGAGGGCAACCTCTCCACTGCTGCTGCCGCTGCCCTGGCTGCTGCTGCAGTGAAGGCCAAG CACTTGGCTGCTGTTGAGGAGAGGAAGATCAAATCTTTGGTGGCCCTGCTTGTGGAGACCCAGATGAAAAAATTGGAGATCAAACTCCGGCACTTTGAGGAACTGGAGACGATCATGGACCGGGAGCGAGAAGCA CTGGAGTATCAGAGGCAGCAGCTCCTGGCCGACCGACAAGCCTTCCACATGGAGCAGCTGAAGTATGCGGAGATGAGGGCCCGGCAGCAGCACTTCCAGCAGATGCACCAACAGCAGCAACAGCCACCGCCAACCCTGCCACCAGGCTCACAGCCCATACCCCCGACAGGGGCTACTGCTGGGCCACCCACAGTCCATGGCCTGGCTGTGGCTCCAGCTGCTGTGGCCCCTGCTCCTGCTGGCAGTGGGGCCCTTCCTGGAAGCTTGGGTCCTTCTGAACAGATTGGGCAGGCAGGGTCAACTGCAGGGCCACAGCAGCCACAACCAGTTGGAGCCCCCCAGCCTGGGGCAGTCCCACCAGGGGTACCCCCCCCTGGACCCCATG GCCCCTCACCGTTCCCCAACCAACAAACTCCTCCCTCAATGATGCCAGGGGCAGTGCCAGGCAGCGGGCACCCAGGCGTGGCGG ACCCAGGCACCCCCCTGCCTCCAGACCCCACAGCCCCAAGCCCAGGCACAGTCACCCCTGTGCCTCCTCCACAATGa
- the Smarcc2 gene encoding SWI/SNF complex subunit SMARCC2 isoform X10: MHHSLSCRYDTWIPASEIEASVEDAPTPEKPRKVHAKWILDTDTFNEWMNEEDYEVNDDKNPVSRRKKISAKTLTDEVNSPDSDRRDKKGGNYKKRKRSPSPSPTPEAKKKNAKKGPSTPYTKSKRGHREEEQEDLTKDMDEPSPVPNVEEVTLPKTVNTKKDSESAPVKGGTMTDLDEQEDESMETTGKDEDESSTGNKGEQTKNPDLHEDNVTEQTHHIIIPSYAAWFDYNSVHAIERRALPEFFNGKNKSKTPEIYLAYRNFMIDTYRLNPQEYLTSTACRRNLAGDVCAIMRVHAFLEQWGLINYQVDAESRPTPMGPPPTSHFHVLADTPSGLVPLQPKTPQGRQVDADTKAGRKGKELDELVPETAKGKPELQSSASQQMLNFPDKGKEKPTDMQNFGLRTDMYTKKNVPSKSKAAASATREWTEQETLLLLEALEMYKDDWNKVSEHVGSRTQDECILHFLRLPIEDPYLEDSEASLGPLAYQPIPFSQSGNPVMSTVAFLASVVDPRVASAAAKSALEEFSKMKEEVPTALVEAHVRKVEEAAKVTGKADPAFGLESSGIAGTTSDEPERIEESGTDEARAEGQAADEKKEPKEPREGGGAIEEEAKEKTSEAPKKDEEKGKEGDSEKESEKSDGDPIVDPEKEKEPKEGQEEVLKEVVESEGERKTKVERDIGEGNLSTAAAAALAAAAVKAKHLAAVEERKIKSLVALLVETQMKKLEIKLRHFEELETIMDREREALEYQRQQLLADRQAFHMEQLKYAEMRARQQHFQQMHQQQQQPPPTLPPGSQPIPPTGATAGPPTVHGLAVAPAAVAPAPAGSGALPGSLGPSEQIGQAGSTAGPQQPQPVGAPQPGAVPPGVPPPGPHGPSPFPNQQTPPSMMPGAVPGSGHPGVAGNTPLGLPFGMPPPPPPAPSIIPFGSLADSISINLPPPPNLHGHHHHLPFAPGTLPPPNLPVSMANPLHPNLPATTTMPSSLPLGPGLGSAAAQSPAIVAAVQGNLLPSASPLPDPGTPLPPDPTAPSPGTVTPVPPPQ, from the exons ATGCACCACTCACTAAGCTGCCG TTATGACACATGGATCCCTGcaagtgaaattgaagcatctGTGGAAGATGCTCCAACTCCTGAGAAACCTAGGAAG GTTCATGCAAAGTGGATCTTGGACACAGACACCttcaatgaatggatgaatgaggaAGACTATGAAGTAAATGATGACAAAAATCCTGTCTCCCGCCGAAAAAAGATTTCAGCTAAGACATTGACAGATGAG GTAAATAGCCCGGATTCAGATCGACGAGACAAGAAGGGGGGGAACTATAAAAAGAGGAAGCGCTCCCCCTCTCCTTCACCAACCCCAGAAGCTAAGAAGAAAAATGCTAAGAAAGG TCCCTCAACACCTTATACCAAGTCAAAGCGTGGCCACAGAGAAGAGGAACAAGAAGACCTGACAAAAGACATGGATGAGCCCTCTCCAGTTCCCAATGTAGAAGAGGTGACACTGCCCAAAACAG TCAACACTAAGAAGGACTCAGAGTCAGCCCCAGTCAAAGGAGGCACCATGACTGACCTGG aTGAACAGGAGGATGAAAGCATGGAAACCACGGGCAAG GATGAGGATGAAAGCAGTACGGGGAACAAGGGGGAGCAGACCAAGAATCCAGACCTGCATGAGGACAATGTGACTGAACAGACCCACCACATCATTATTCCCAGCTATGCTGCCTGGTTTGACTACAACAG CGTTCATGCTATTGAGCGGAGGGCTCTCCCTGAGTTCTTTAACGGCAAGAACAAGTCCAAGACTCCAGAGAT CTACCTGGCCTATCGAAACTTCATGATTGACACTTACCGACTGAACCCCCAGGAGTATCTCACCTCCACTGCCTGCCGCCGGAACCTGGCAGGTGATGTCTGTGCCATCATGAG gGTCCATGCCTTCCTAGAACAGTGGGGTCTTATTAACTATCAGGTGGATGCTGAGAGTCGACCAACCCCAATGGGGCCTCCACCCACCTCTCACTTCCATGTCTTGGCAGACACACCTTCGGGGCTGGTACCTCTGCAGCCCAAGACTCCACAG GGCCGCCAGGTTGATGCTGATACCAAGGCTGGGCGGAAGGGCAAAGAGCTGGATGAACTGGTGCCAGAGACGGCTAAGGGCAAGCCAGAGCTG CAGAGCTCTGCTTCCCAGCAAATGCTCAACTTTCCTGACAAAGGCAAAGAAAAACCAACAGATATGCAGAACTTTGGGCTGCGCACAGACATGTACACAAAGAAGAATGTCCCTTCCAAG AGCAAAGCTGCAGCCAGTGCCACTCGAGAGTGGACAGAACAGGAGACTCTGCTTCTTCTGGAG GCCCTGGAAATGTACAAGGATGACTGGAACAAAGTATCTGAACATGTGGGAAGCCGTACACAGGACGAGTGCATCTTGCATTTTCTTCGCCTTCCCATTGAAGACCCATACCTGGAGGACTCAGAGGCCTCCCTGGGCCCCCTGGCCTACCAACCCATCCCCTTCAGTCAGTCGGGCAACCCTGTTATGAGCACTGTTGCCTTCCTGGCTTCTGTTGTTGATCCCCGAGTCGCCTCTGCTGCTGCAAAGTCAGCCCTAG AGGAGTTCTCCAAAATGAAAGAAGAGGTACCCACAGCCTTGGTGGAGGCCCATGTTCGGAAAGTGGAAGAAGCAGCCAAAGTGACAGGCAAGGCAGACCCAGCCTTTGGTCTGGAAAGCAGCGGCATTGCAGGAACCACCTCTGATGAGCCTGAGCGCATAG AGGAAAGCGGGACTGATGAGGCACGGGCGGAGGGCCAGGCTGCAGATGAGAAGAAGGAGCCCAAG GAACCCCGAGAAGGAGGAGGGGCTATAGAGGAAGAAGCAAAGGAGAAAACAAGTGAGGCTCCCAAGAAGgatgaggagaaaggaaaagaaggtgaCAGTGAGAAGGAGTCAGAGAAAAGTGATGGGGACCCAATAG TTGATCCTGAAAAGGAGAAAGAGCCaaaggaaggacaggaggaagTGTTGAAGGAAGTGGTGGAGTcagaaggggagaggaagacaAAGGTGGAGCGGGACATTGGTGAGGGCAACCTCTCCACTGCTGCTGCCGCTGCCCTGGCTGCTGCTGCAGTGAAGGCCAAG CACTTGGCTGCTGTTGAGGAGAGGAAGATCAAATCTTTGGTGGCCCTGCTTGTGGAGACCCAGATGAAAAAATTGGAGATCAAACTCCGGCACTTTGAGGAACTGGAGACGATCATGGACCGGGAGCGAGAAGCA CTGGAGTATCAGAGGCAGCAGCTCCTGGCCGACCGACAAGCCTTCCACATGGAGCAGCTGAAGTATGCGGAGATGAGGGCCCGGCAGCAGCACTTCCAGCAGATGCACCAACAGCAGCAACAGCCACCGCCAACCCTGCCACCAGGCTCACAGCCCATACCCCCGACAGGGGCTACTGCTGGGCCACCCACAGTCCATGGCCTGGCTGTGGCTCCAGCTGCTGTGGCCCCTGCTCCTGCTGGCAGTGGGGCCCTTCCTGGAAGCTTGGGTCCTTCTGAACAGATTGGGCAGGCAGGGTCAACTGCAGGGCCACAGCAGCCACAACCAGTTGGAGCCCCCCAGCCTGGGGCAGTCCCACCAGGGGTACCCCCCCCTGGACCCCATG GCCCCTCACCGTTCCCCAACCAACAAACTCCTCCCTCAATGATGCCAGGGGCAGTGCCAGGCAGCGGGCACCCAGGCGTGGCGGGTAATACTCCTTTGGGTTTGCCTTTTGGCAtgccgcctcctcctcctcctgctccatcCATCATCCCATTTGGTAGTCTAGCTGACTCCATCAGTATTaaccttccccctcctcctaaCCTGCATGGGCATCACCACCATCTCCCGTTCGCCCCGGGCACTCTCCCCCCACCTAACCTGCCTGTGTCCATGGCGAACCCTCTACATCCTAACCTGCCGGCGACCACCACCATGCCATCTTCCTTGCCTCTTGGGCCGGGGCTCGGATCCGCCGCAGCCCAGAGCCCTGCCATTGTGGCAGCTGTTCAGGGCAACCTCCTGCCCAGTGCCAGCCCACTGCCAG ACCCAGGCACCCCCCTGCCTCCAGACCCCACAGCCCCAAGCCCAGGCACAGTCACCCCTGTGCCTCCTCCACAATGa